A DNA window from Camelina sativa cultivar DH55 chromosome 17, Cs, whole genome shotgun sequence contains the following coding sequences:
- the LOC104755963 gene encoding metacaspase-8-like has protein sequence MAKKALLIGINYPGTAVELRGCVNDVRRMKKCLIERYGFANKDITVLIDTDKSCIQPTGKNIRHHLEELIDFGKSGDFLVFHYSGHGTRLPPPDIESGDSTGFDECITPSDMNLIRDDEFRSMVAKVKKGCQLTIISDSCHSGGLIEEVKEQIGESHVKPIEENHEDPPKHGIVDYLLSILTSFFAICGVSKSQTTDRGGGQESFAGQLELETDETFDVKTRYIPFHIYVSLLKQKTGKTNIQSGRIRQTLAKLFGEDSSMSRDRSVREIGNCEVNAAVDSEGTKPKTKVFADNGILLSGCQTNEKSEDVYVTRTGKAYGAFSDAIQTILSETRKDKKITNKKLVMRAREILKRHRFSQRPGLYCHDRYVNKPFIC, from the exons ATGGCGAAGAAAGCGCTATTGATAGGAATCAACTATCCAGGAACAGCGGTGGAGTTGCGTGGATGCGTCAACGACGTCCGTCGGATGAAGAAATGCTTAATCGAACGTTACGGATTCGCCAACAAGGACATCACAGTACTGATCGACACGGACAAATCCTGCATCCAACCCACAGGCAAGAACATCCGCCACCATTTGGAAGAACTCATCGACTTCGGGAAATCTGGTGACTTTCTGGTCTTCCATTACAGTGGACATGGCACGAGACTTCCGCCTCCTGATATAGAATCAGGCGACTCTACCGGGTTTGACGAGTGTATCACTCCTTCCGATATGAATCTTATCAGGG ACGATGAATTTAGAAGTATGGTTGCAAAGGTCAAAAAAGGTTGTCAACTGACGATAATCTCGGACTCTTGTCATAGTGGTGGTCTCATCGAGGAAGTAAAGGAGCAGATCGGGGAAAGCCATGTGAAGCCGATCGAGGAAAACCATGAGGATCCACCAAAACATGGGATTGTTGACTACCTTCTTAGCATTCTGACGAGTTTTTTTGCTATCTGTGGAGTCTCAAAATCTCAGACGACAGACCGTGGCGGTGGCCAAGAAAGCTTTGCCGGACAGTTAGAATTAGAGACCGATGAAACCTTTGATGTAAAAACAAGATATATACCTTTCCATATTTACGTAAGTCTTCTCAAGCAAAAAACCGGGAAAACTAATATCCAATCTGGGAGAATCAGACAGACACTTGCTAAATTATTTGGTGAAGACTCAAGCATGAGTCGTGACAGAAGTGTACGTGAGATAGGAAACTGCGAGGTCAATGCAGCAGTTGATTCTGAAggcacaaaaccaaaaacaaaagtatttgcTGACAATGGTATTCTGTTAAGTGGATGCCAAACAAATGAGAAATCAGAGGATGTTTATGTGACAAGAACCGGGAAAGCTTATGGAGCATTCAGTGATGCGATTCAGACGATACTGTCGGAGACGAGAAAGGACAAGAAGATCACGAACAAAAAACTGGTTATGAGAGCTAGGGAGATTCTCAAGAGACATAGGTTTAGTCAACGGCCAGGTTTGTATTGTCATGACCGTTATGTTAATAAACCATTTATATGCTAA
- the LOC104755964 gene encoding mediator of RNA polymerase II transcription subunit 22b-like, with amino-acid sequence MMNIGAGPGGGMARYVYVDMAGYVSMTGYGGMAGYGGGSGYGGGSGPTVAAAAAALEKQKVLLQRVETDITSVVHNFTQIVDDSRVSVPPVKNSQEANMMEIRASRLVQAADSLLKLVSELKQTAICSGFASLNDHVEQRIEEFDQEAEKTNRLLAVIADNASSSLKELESHYYSSAQRLTLDI; translated from the exons ATGATGAACATAGGCGCTGGTCCCGGTGGCGGTATGGCCCGATACGTATACGTCGATATGGCCGGATACGTCAGTATGACCGGATACGGAGGAATGGCCGGATACGGCGGAGGAAGCGGATACGGCGGAGGAAGCGGACCAACGGTCGCAGCAGCCGCCGCTGCATTAGAGAAGCAAAAGGTGTTGTTACAGAGAGTAGAGACTGACATCACATCCGTCGTCCATAACTTCACTCAAATCGTCGATGACTCGAGG GTGAGTGTTCCACCGGTAAAGAACTCTCAAGAAGCAAACATGATGGAGATTCGAGCGtcaagattg GTTCAAGCAGCTGATTCTCTTTTAAAACTCGTATCGGAACTGAAGCAAACAGCAATTTGTTCAGGATTTGCATCACTAAACGATCATGTAGAACAAAGAATTGAAGAGTTTGATCAAGAGGCCGAGAAGACTAATCGATTGTTGGCTGTAATAGCCGATAATGCATCTTCCAGTCTTAAAGAGCTCGAGTCTCACTATTACTCTTCTGCTCAGAGATTGACTCTAGACATATAA